TGTCTtggcagatgctgcctgatctgctgagtatttccaaccttttctccttttatttcagatttccagcattcacagtattttggttttattttaatGCATGCGCTGCCACAGAACTGAGTCAAAAAACACAGACGGACCAATTGAGAGCCAGTTTGTATTGGGGTGTGTGTTGGTTGCGGAAATCGGTCCTTGACCTGTAGGTatttttttgttgcatcagtttgatctgGAGTGCAGATAGAGGAGAAGTTGCTGGCTTTAACTCCGAGTATTTCTGAGCCCATTAGGGTCCAGCAATTaccaatgtgagactgtcaagggaggtagattccagggACAATGAGGTTGCTAAATGGACACTCAATTTAAAAGAGTGTTGTTTTAATAACAAGTATTTCTGGagaggcttttaatccattttacatATACAGATATTTTTacttcattcctgggatatgggcatcactagctagACCAGCATATATTGTCAATCCCCAGTTTCCCATTGAGGAGGTGATGGtgggtcttcttgaaccgctgcagtccgtgtggtgaaggtgctcccacaatggtgttggggaaggagttacaggattttcacccagtgatgatgaaggaacggtgatatatgtccaagttaacatcaacttgtatttatgtagcgcctttaatgtaataaaatgttccaaggtgtttcacaggggtGTTTATAAagtaacatttgacactgagccacagaaggagatattagagtagatgaccaaaagctttgttttaagaggtgagttttaagaagtgtctgaatcagggaaggtgaggtagagaggtggagaggattagggagggatttccaaagattatggccttggcagctgaaggcacggtcaccagtggtggagcaatgaaaatcagggatgttcaagatgtcagaattagatgatccctgatctcttggagggttgtaggactggaggagattatagagatagtgaggggtgagggaatggagggatttgcaagcaaggatgaggattttaaaattgaggtgctgcttaactgggagcctgtgtaggccagtgagcacagtggtaatgggtgaacaggactgggttCAAGTAAGGACACagtagtagagttttggatgatttcaagtttacagagggtagaatgtgggatatcagccaggagtgtgttagaatagtcaagttgagaggcaACAAATACCTGGATGTAAGTTTCTGAGgctgatgagctgagacagtggtgaagtctggcaatgttaccgaggtggaaataggcggtctgagtgatggcgctgatatgcagtcagaagctcatttcggagtcaaatatgacaccaaggttatgaatgatctggtttagcctcagacagttgccagggagagggatcgaGTTGGTGACTTGCGAGTGGAGTTTTTAGCAGGaactaaagacaatggcttcagacttcccaatatttaattggagaaaatttctttcatccaatactggatgtcagacaagtcaggatggtgtttgacttggaggggaacttggaggtgatggtgttcacatacacctgctaccctggtccttctagatcctggaagttgagggtttgggaggttctgtcaaatTTCTGGTTGAGTTGTAGATAGAAAAATccctcctctccctgcccctcccacccctccctctctctctttactcccatagagggcagagtcttgtgtaggtccagactgggtgtcaggttcccttccctgaaggacattagtgaaccagttggggttgtacgtcaatccagcagctttcatggtcactttatcCCAGTGCCGGCCCCAtagattaccagattcattcagctccatttcacaacctgcctttgtgttttttggGCTCTCTCACACCTTTTTTCTGTTCTAAATCAATTTTACAGGGTTTTCGAGGGGTAAGAGTTGCCGCCGTGGCATgcagatcaggatctgaaggagtcgcccaGTTTCTCGTAACCCgaatatcactggattttgaaaGGAAAAATGAAAGGTAAAAGCaccgatcacagtggggagaaactgtacacgtgttctgtgtgtggtcgaggtttcagtcgatcatctggcctgtcgagaCACAAGTGcattcacactgggaagaaaccatgtaaatatggggactgtggaaagggattgaattctccagttgagctggaaactcatccacgcagtcacaccctggagaggccgttcacctgctccgagtgtgggaagggattcactaaatcATCTGACCTACtgagacatcagcgagttcacactgaggagagaccttttaaatgtccaggctgtgggaattgctataaatatTCATCTGAACTGATgatccatcaacgtgttcacactgatgagagaccgttCAGATGTTCTCACTGCGGAACTGGGTTCAGACAGTCAGGCAACCTCACTGTACATGAGCGCATTCACAccagggagagaccattcacctgctctgagtgtggcaagggattcactcattcatctggcctgctgagacaccagcatattcacactggggagaggccattcacctgcccggagtgtgggaagggattcactacttcatcccagCGGCTGACACACCAgtgtattcacactggggagaggccattcacctgctcagagtgtgggaagggattcattgacTCATCTACCttactgacacaccagcgaattcacactgaagaaagaccgttcacctgttcagagtgtggtaagggattcactcggtcctccagccttctgatacaccagcgagttcacactggggagcggccatacacctgctccgtgtgtgggaagggatttactactTCATCCCAGCGGCTGAcccaccagcgggttcacactggggagaggccgtttacctgctccgtgtgtgggaagggatttactaccTCATCCCAgcggctgacacaccagcgagttcatactggagagaggccattcacctgctcagagtgtgggctgggattcactcggtcatcgaaccttctgacacaccagcgagttcacactggggagagaccgttcacctgctccgtgtgtgggaagggattcactactccaTCCCAGCAgctggcacaccagcgagttcatactggagagaggccattcacctgctctgagtgtgggaagcgattcactcagtcatccaaccttctgagacaccagagagttcacaagtaactcaaggatgagaaatttccactACATAGCAAATCTCCAACATTAGGGTCTCGGAAATCCACCATAGGTTTCTCCCCTTTCCGACCTTGACCAAAAGACCAGCCTTTAAAATAAAGTTGGCATCGATACTTCACTGATGGTGCTGATTGTTTGAAAGCCGTCAAATCACGAAGCTGCCCAGtggtctttttacctgtttttaagtCGTCTTTATTTTTTATAATCTTCCACCTCAGTGAAAATAAACTTcaaccaggaaagcaagtgggtggaactgcatactgcttcacaacctcagtgtgtcagtcttctgtaaatggctGAAAAGGTGTATATatacagaccaattcccaatgtttgtttttgccttcatgggatatcgtAGCAgggaccacctgagaactgacacagctcatttgccatggtttaaaattaatggttcaggatcagtagctggcaagtcgctggtctgcagcaaaaacattggtctgtcaataggaatttgaaacttgcttccatttacacagcagtgtgtgtctgaagtaatttctgaaaaccctgcacaaactaGTTACTGCatttgaatatcctgcagtgagcatgaactgtataaactgaatatgtcctgcgctttgcagcaactgaagtgatctggaatttccacttatcagtttgctcaggtgtatggctgaattccattcattgttcatctccactttcactgtctactgccccagtcacactgtaaaccttgagtcagtgtgaagctgtcttttacaccatagtgatgcaaggcaaggagtataactctggccatctttcttcaatgtgtggtttgacattgcttaagattatctggaaaaggctgtcctgcaccacaagtgctgtacatcagctacagtgcaactatcctgtgagctctctgcagtcactataagTGGTCACTGGGCTTCTGaggctgatggcacaatactctgtacatgtatgaatatgtatatacagagtgctgcctttctccaagccaacacaatagttatgattttcagctcaccttgctgttaaatgcagctgccactgcaccaattgatgcagtagaacaggagtcagaagtgttcatcactgttgggatatacagctgtccattggacctgctgcattgtcacagggccatggcCAAACTTTTGAACCTGATTGGGATTGATTgtcgtcggctgtccctcgatttgtGGATGACGTCTACTCAATATCACAAGTTTCTGCCATGGATCTTCAGGTCATCAAACAGACCGATTTTTGACCCTCAGATCTTTGGACACGTTGCGCAGGACGTCCCAccaggtagtgggatccggagtgcaggatttgcggaGATACAACACTCAGTCTCATTACTTTTTCACTGTCGCTAGTAAGAGCTGGTACAGTTTTTACATTGCATAATATTTGGATCCTTTGAAGAGGGAAAAAACACATTTTTAATTAATTTTCTTTAAGATTAAGATGAGATCACTGCAAATAAGATTATTTTAGTTCAGAATCTTTATAATGTGACTATTTGAAGTTATAAAATCTACCATGAGTCATAATATTTTAAAACAAGCATTCTATTGAAGAGGCACCACATTTGCTGAAGTTAATGAGgttattttcctcctttgtcctttaaggTAAATAATTGTCTAAAAGAAAACTGGGTGAGGAGGATCATATGCTCCaaacagaatgtatgtgatattcctgtccatttaagttaatggacagcaaattggacaggctgtataactggtatacaatcctccctacctggttttgctttctgcttcgttcaggtAATTATGTCGCAGCACAAAATAAAAAAAATGACCCcacttatgttcaagtttctggattgtcaatgtctctgaaatgtttactttttattaatttatatatctACTAATTtgtgcacatcacttaccaaggtaccagaacaTGCCATCTGGTATGTTTATAGATATATATTactttccattaaagttgacacatcttcacagaacaccttttacatgaacaagctataaataggcaaaagcaggacattgagaacatgaagctctgtaaaaccaattatcagctgtcaggtaagtctcatgaaatcgtATTCTGAGTACAgagcaattttattcattacatatgcaaaattgtacaaaattaccattactcaaccagtttgcttcaataacagtgctGTAATTACACGATTCCTTCTAAAAAGAACGTTTTTTTTTTAGGCtttggccactaattttcagaccttttggtctttggccactctcacccctgcatttgttacttgtttttatgaaatactctccctattagtgcacagctgctggataactctgattacatttctatgtgtttatacatgtctataaagtgtctgtgtgcccagatttaactaagttgtgatttgtaaccaataaatgatgtttcaggcatgacttgtagtctggtatcttggtgatttgtcaagaaagatttaattcactcactcagcagcttgagaggaaccagactgaggtttaatgaacataagaaataggagctggaggaggccatttg
This genomic window from Heterodontus francisci isolate sHetFra1 chromosome 34, sHetFra1.hap1, whole genome shotgun sequence contains:
- the LOC137349140 gene encoding zinc finger protein 229-like; translated protein: MKGKSTDHSGEKLYTCSVCGRGFSRSSGLSRHKCIHTGKKPCKYGDCGKGLNSPVELETHPRSHTLERPFTCSECGKGFTKSSDLLRHQRVHTEERPFKCPGCGNCYKYSSELMIHQRVHTDERPFRCSHCGTGFRQSGNLTVHERIHTRERPFTCSECGKGFTHSSGLLRHQHIHTGERPFTCPECGKGFTTSSQRLTHQCIHTGERPFTCSECGKGFIDSSTLLTHQRIHTEERPFTCSECGKGFTRSSSLLIHQRVHTGERPYTCSVCGKGFTTSSQRLTHQRVHTGERPFTCSVCGKGFTTSSQRLTHQRVHTGERPFTCSECGLGFTRSSNLLTHQRVHTGERPFTCSVCGKGFTTPSQQLAHQRVHTGERPFTCSECGKRFTQSSNLLRHQRVHK